In Mixophyes fleayi isolate aMixFle1 chromosome 4, aMixFle1.hap1, whole genome shotgun sequence, the following proteins share a genomic window:
- the PACSIN2 gene encoding protein kinase C and casein kinase substrate in neurons protein 2 isoform X1: MSGNFDDSVGVEVSSDSFWEIGNYKRAVKRIDDGHRLCNDLMNCIHERAKIEKMYAQQLTEWSKRWKQLVEKGPQYGSVEKAWNAVMTEAERVSELHLEVKNALMNEDFEKMKNWQKEAYHKQMMGGFKETKEAEDGFRKAQKPWAKKLKEVEGCKKIYHAACKEEKLAISRETNSKADPALNPEQLKKLQDKVEKSKQDSQKSKEKYEKALKDLDGATPQYMENMEQVFEQCQQFEDKRVRFFRDVLLDVEKHLDLSNLDGYSSIYRDLEYAIKSADVPEDLKWFKNNHGPGMSMNWPQFEEWSSDLNRTLSRREKKKPEGVTLTGISQGGEQSTLQNKHSSHLSVQSVQSTQSSNNPFEDEEETSSIIEKEDSKTKNVSSYEKSYPTEWSDDESNNPFTSNDTNGDSNPFDEDASGAKEVRVKALYDYDGQETDELSFKAGEEFTKTEDEDEQGWCKGRLESGQVGLYPANYVESVQ, translated from the exons ATGTCTGGAAACTTCGACGACTCGGTTGGGGTAGAAGTGTCCAGCGACAGCTTCTGGGAG ATTGGTAATTACAAACGTGCCGTCAAAAGGATTGACGATGGGCACCGACTCTGCAATGATTTAATGAACTGTATCCACGAGCGGGCGAAGATCGAGAAGATGTACGCTCAGCAACTAACGGAATGGTCCAAGAGATGGAAGCAACTAGTGGAGAAAG GCCCTCAGTACGGCTCTGTGGAGAAGGCCTGGAATGCTGTGATGACTGAAGCGGAGAGAGTCAGCGAGCTCCACCTAGAGGTGAAGAATGCATTGATGAACGAAGACTTTGAGAAGATGAAGAACTGGCAGAAGGAGGCCTATCACAAACAGATGATGGGAGGGTTTAAGGAAACCAAGGAGGCTGAAGATGGCTtcaggaaagcacagaagccatGGGCCAAGAAACTGAAAGAG GTGGAAGGGTGTAAGAAAATCTATCATGCTGCGTGTAAGGAGGAGAAGCTCGCCATCTCCCGAGAGACCAACAGCAAAGCCGACCCTGCCCTCAACCCCGAGCAACTGAAGAAACTCCAAGACAAAGTGGAGAAGAGCAAACAGGACTCGCAGAAG AGCAAAGAGAAATACGAAAAGGCTCTAAAAGACTTGGACGGCGCCACCCCACAGTACATGGAAAACATGGAGCAGGTGTTCGAGCAGTGTCAGCAGTTTGAGGATAAGCGGGTGCGTTTCTTCCGCGATGTGCTCCTGGACGTGGAGAAACACCTTGACCTGTCCAATCTGGATGG ATATTCCAGTATATATAGAGACCTGGAGTACGCCATTAAATCCGCCGATGTCCCGGAGGACCTGAAATGGTTCAAGAACAATCACGGCCCCGGAATGTCTATGAACTGGCCCCAGTTTGAG GAATGGTCTTCTGACTTAAACCGTACCCTAagtagaagagaaaaaaagaagccaGAGGGCGTCACTCTAACTGGAATCAGTCAAGGGGGCGAGCAATCTACCCTCCAGAACAAACACAGCAG CCACCTTAGTGTCCAGTCAGTACAGTCCACACAATCAAGTAACAATCCCTTTGAAGATGAAGAGGAGACGAGCAGTATTATTGAGAAGGAGGACAGTAAAACTAAAAA CGTCAGCAGCTATGAAAAGAGTTATCCCACCGAATGGTCCGATGACGAATCCAACAACCCCTTCACCAGCAATGACACCAATGGAGATAGCAACCCATTCGATGAAGATGCTTCTGGCGCAAAGGAGGTTCGGGTCAAAGCTCTCTACGACTACGATGGGCAGGAGACGGATGAACTAAGCTTTAAAGCTG GTGAGGAATTTACAAaaacagaagatgaagatgagcaGGGCTGGTGTAAAGGACGCCTGGAAAGTGGGCAAGTGGGCCTGTACCCTGCAAACTACGTGGAGTCAGTGCAGTGA
- the PACSIN2 gene encoding protein kinase C and casein kinase substrate in neurons protein 2 isoform X2 encodes MSGNFDDSVGVEVSSDSFWEIGNYKRAVKRIDDGHRLCNDLMNCIHERAKIEKMYAQQLTEWSKRWKQLVEKGPQYGSVEKAWNAVMTEAERVSELHLEVKNALMNEDFEKMKNWQKEAYHKQMMGGFKETKEAEDGFRKAQKPWAKKLKEVEGCKKIYHAACKEEKLAISRETNSKADPALNPEQLKKLQDKVEKSKQDSQKSKEKYEKALKDLDGATPQYMENMEQVFEQCQQFEDKRVRFFRDVLLDVEKHLDLSNLDGYSSIYRDLEYAIKSADVPEDLKWFKNNHGPGMSMNWPQFEEWSSDLNRTLSRREKKKPEGVTLTGISQGGEQSTLQNKHSSVSSYEKSYPTEWSDDESNNPFTSNDTNGDSNPFDEDASGAKEVRVKALYDYDGQETDELSFKAGEEFTKTEDEDEQGWCKGRLESGQVGLYPANYVESVQ; translated from the exons ATGTCTGGAAACTTCGACGACTCGGTTGGGGTAGAAGTGTCCAGCGACAGCTTCTGGGAG ATTGGTAATTACAAACGTGCCGTCAAAAGGATTGACGATGGGCACCGACTCTGCAATGATTTAATGAACTGTATCCACGAGCGGGCGAAGATCGAGAAGATGTACGCTCAGCAACTAACGGAATGGTCCAAGAGATGGAAGCAACTAGTGGAGAAAG GCCCTCAGTACGGCTCTGTGGAGAAGGCCTGGAATGCTGTGATGACTGAAGCGGAGAGAGTCAGCGAGCTCCACCTAGAGGTGAAGAATGCATTGATGAACGAAGACTTTGAGAAGATGAAGAACTGGCAGAAGGAGGCCTATCACAAACAGATGATGGGAGGGTTTAAGGAAACCAAGGAGGCTGAAGATGGCTtcaggaaagcacagaagccatGGGCCAAGAAACTGAAAGAG GTGGAAGGGTGTAAGAAAATCTATCATGCTGCGTGTAAGGAGGAGAAGCTCGCCATCTCCCGAGAGACCAACAGCAAAGCCGACCCTGCCCTCAACCCCGAGCAACTGAAGAAACTCCAAGACAAAGTGGAGAAGAGCAAACAGGACTCGCAGAAG AGCAAAGAGAAATACGAAAAGGCTCTAAAAGACTTGGACGGCGCCACCCCACAGTACATGGAAAACATGGAGCAGGTGTTCGAGCAGTGTCAGCAGTTTGAGGATAAGCGGGTGCGTTTCTTCCGCGATGTGCTCCTGGACGTGGAGAAACACCTTGACCTGTCCAATCTGGATGG ATATTCCAGTATATATAGAGACCTGGAGTACGCCATTAAATCCGCCGATGTCCCGGAGGACCTGAAATGGTTCAAGAACAATCACGGCCCCGGAATGTCTATGAACTGGCCCCAGTTTGAG GAATGGTCTTCTGACTTAAACCGTACCCTAagtagaagagaaaaaaagaagccaGAGGGCGTCACTCTAACTGGAATCAGTCAAGGGGGCGAGCAATCTACCCTCCAGAACAAACACAGCAG CGTCAGCAGCTATGAAAAGAGTTATCCCACCGAATGGTCCGATGACGAATCCAACAACCCCTTCACCAGCAATGACACCAATGGAGATAGCAACCCATTCGATGAAGATGCTTCTGGCGCAAAGGAGGTTCGGGTCAAAGCTCTCTACGACTACGATGGGCAGGAGACGGATGAACTAAGCTTTAAAGCTG GTGAGGAATTTACAAaaacagaagatgaagatgagcaGGGCTGGTGTAAAGGACGCCTGGAAAGTGGGCAAGTGGGCCTGTACCCTGCAAACTACGTGGAGTCAGTGCAGTGA